A region of Candidatus Binatia bacterium DNA encodes the following proteins:
- a CDS encoding alkaline phosphatase family protein — MVRARILAALVALASSGCGGGSGSTAAAPFLPPPPAKQGKHFAHIVIMIQENRTFDNLFATYPGADGTTVGKTHNGTRRLRKADLESPISPNNGYQYWIRDYNHGNMNGFDRVPIGKTPGTYVYEYVDPTQIAPYWDLAKQYVLADHVFQTQGSGSFTAHQDLIRGGTELNDSQSLIDFPTKTPWGCDAPAGTVTSLITPNNQYMGGRGPFPCLSYRTLRDLLDANSVSWRYYAPTVGDSFAGNLWNAFDAIDAVRNGPEWQTNQASPETKVFT; from the coding sequence ATGGTGCGCGCCCGCATTCTCGCCGCCCTCGTTGCGCTTGCGTCGAGCGGATGCGGCGGAGGCTCCGGTTCGACGGCTGCGGCGCCGTTTCTGCCTCCCCCGCCGGCGAAGCAAGGGAAGCACTTCGCCCACATCGTCATCATGATTCAGGAGAACCGGACGTTCGACAATCTCTTTGCGACGTATCCGGGAGCCGACGGTACGACCGTCGGCAAGACGCACAACGGGACGCGCCGTCTACGGAAGGCAGACCTCGAGAGCCCGATCTCGCCGAATAACGGCTACCAGTACTGGATACGCGACTACAACCACGGCAACATGAACGGCTTCGACCGCGTGCCGATCGGAAAGACGCCGGGAACCTACGTCTACGAGTACGTGGATCCCACGCAGATCGCTCCGTACTGGGATCTCGCCAAGCAGTACGTGCTTGCCGACCACGTCTTCCAAACGCAAGGCAGCGGCAGCTTCACGGCCCATCAAGACCTCATTCGCGGCGGCACCGAACTCAACGACTCGCAGAGCCTCATAGATTTCCCGACGAAGACGCCGTGGGGCTGCGACGCGCCGGCCGGAACCGTCACGTCGTTGATCACGCCGAACAATCAGTATATGGGCGGGCGCGGTCCTTTCCCGTGCCTGAGCTACCGGACGCTCCGCGATCTGCTCGACGCCAACTCCGTCTCGTGGCGCTATTACGCGCCGACGGTCGGCGACAGCTTCGCGGGCAATCTCTGGAACGCGTTCGATGCGATCGACGCCGTGCGCAACGGGCCAGAGTGGCAGACGAACCAGGCGTCGCCCGAGACGAAAGTCTTCAC